The Microbacterium sp. No. 7 genomic interval CGCTCGTGCAGCTGCTCGAATCCAGCCTGCGCCTCGACTCGCAGCGCATCGTCGTCGGCGAAGTCCGAGGCGGTGAGGTCGACGCGATGTTCCAGGCCATGCAGGCCGGTGTCGGATCGATCAGCACCGTGCACGCCATGTCCGCGACCGACACCATCGAACGTCTCGCCGACCTCGCCATCAAGGGCGTCGGAGGGGCATCCCCGGAGTACGCCTACCGGCAGATCGGCCGCCACATCGACTTCATCGTCCAGGTCGCGCAGGTTCGCATGCCCAACGGCAGTGTCCAGCACCTGGTCACCGAGATCGCCGAGATCACCCCCGGCGAAGAGGACCGCCCGATCGCCAACACGATCTTCGGTCTCAGCCGATCACGCCGACAGGTGCTCCAGGCGATGCCGACACCCGAGATGCGGGAGATCCTCGCCGAGGCTGGGATCGACACCGACTTCTTCCGCGGCATCGAGGGGACGGCGGCATGAACGCGACAGCGATCGGCCTGACAGTCGGGATCGCGCTGCTCGGCCTGCTCGTCATCCTGATCGGGATCTTCCCCTCGCAGGACGACCCCGCTGGCCGGCCCCCGGGCCGTCTGCAGCGGACCTGGACTCGGCGCCGCGACATCATCACTCCGCGGGTTCTGATCGCCGCGGGGATCGGCCTGGTCGTAGGGATCGTGCTCTGGCTGATCTCGGGGTGGCCCATCACGATCCTGGTCGGGCCGGCTCTGGCGATCGTCCTGCCACTGTTGGTGGGCAGCAGGTCCGACACCGAGGACATCGACAAGCTCCAGGCGCTGGAGATCTACACCCGCAACCTCGCCGGCATCATCGGCGGCGCCGGCACCGGCCTCGAGGTCGCGCTGCCCGCATCCGTGCGCACCGCGCCGCCCGCGATCCAGCCGGCGATCGAACGGCTCGCCGCGCGTCTCACCTCGAGGTGGACGATCGAAGACGCCCTCCGCGGCCTGGCCACCGACCTCAACGACGCGACCGGGGACCTGATCGTCGCCCATCTGCAGCTGGCCGCGAAAGAGCGCGGACCCGGTCTCACCAAGGCACTGCAGGACCTGGCCGATGACGTCTTCGACGAAGTCAAGGCGCGCCGCCAAGTCCTGGCCGACCGCGCCAAGCCGCAGCAGACCATCCGGCTGATCACCATCATCGTCATCGGCATGTTCGTCGGGCTGCCGCTGCTGGGCGGATCGTCCTTCTTCGCGTTCTACGGGACGCCGTTCGGGCAGATCGTGCTGCTGTTCTGGGTGGCCATCTACGTCACCGCGATCATCTTCCTCAAGCAGTGGCTCCGCCCCCGACCGATGCCCCGCATCCTCAACGGCAGGAGCTGACCGTGTGGTACATCACCCTCATCCCCGGAGCCCTCCTCGGCGCCGGCCTCGCGCTCATCATCGCGACCCTCCTTCCCCGCCAGTCCAAGCTGTCAGCGGTCATGGAACGGATGGGCACCACCAGCACCATCGCGGACCACTCCGGCACCGACCTGGAAACCCGCGTCGGCTCCTGGGTGCACTCCCGCCTGCCAGATCTCCCCGGCTTCACGATCCCCACCAAGGACCTCGAGCTCGTGGGCACCCCGGTGAACAACTACCTGTACCAGAAGGCACGCGACGCCCTCCTGCTGCTGATCGCGCCCTCGTTCGCCGGCATCGTCCTGAACATGATCGGCTTCCCCTTCTTCGCCGGCGTCGCCGCGCTCTCCGGCATCCCGCTGGCCATCCTCGGGTGGACCGGAGCCGACCGTGACCTCAAGAAGAAAGCCACCGTCGCCCGTCAGGAGTTCGCTCGAGGCGTCGCCATCTACCTCGAGCTCGTCGCCACCGAGCGCCGGCGCAACGCACCCGTCACCCGAGCACTCGAGAACGCGGCCACGATCGGAGACAGCTGGGTGTTCGTCCGCATCCGAGAAGAGCTCCGCCGGGCACGATTCGCCGGCACGCCCTCCTGGGAAGCGCTGAACAATTTCGCCGACGCCACCGGGGTTCCCGAGCTCGCCGAGGTCGCACGAATCTCCCGATCAGCGGACGAGAGCGGTTCTTCCATATATGAGACACTGAGGTCCACCGGGAAGGGCATGCGAGTGAAGCTTCTCAACGAGGAACAGACCCAGGCGAACAAGCTGAGCGACCAGTTCAGCTCCTTCGCCGGCTTCATCGTGGCGTTCATCGCGGTCGGCATCATCTTCACCCCCCTCCTGTTCAACCTCACTTCGACGTAATGTCCGATTCCAACTGAAAATCGCACCTATGCCCATCAACACCGAGAGAAAGGAAGGCACCATGACCGCACTCACGCGCATGGCCGTGATGCTCCGGATCTACACCGACGACCTCCGTGAGCGTCGCGAGCAGGGCGACCAGATGGTCGGCTGGGTCCTCACGATCCTCGCGGTCATCGTGATCGCGGGCATCGTCTACGGAGTAGTTTCCGGCTGGTTCGCGGACCGCCTGGCCGAGATCACCGACCCGTTCTGATCCTGACAAACGATGATCCGTCGACTCCGTCACCGCCTCCTCCC includes:
- a CDS encoding type II secretion system F family protein, which encodes MNATAIGLTVGIALLGLLVILIGIFPSQDDPAGRPPGRLQRTWTRRRDIITPRVLIAAGIGLVVGIVLWLISGWPITILVGPALAIVLPLLVGSRSDTEDIDKLQALEIYTRNLAGIIGGAGTGLEVALPASVRTAPPAIQPAIERLAARLTSRWTIEDALRGLATDLNDATGDLIVAHLQLAAKERGPGLTKALQDLADDVFDEVKARRQVLADRAKPQQTIRLITIIVIGMFVGLPLLGGSSFFAFYGTPFGQIVLLFWVAIYVTAIIFLKQWLRPRPMPRILNGRS
- a CDS encoding type II secretion system F family protein, whose product is MWYITLIPGALLGAGLALIIATLLPRQSKLSAVMERMGTTSTIADHSGTDLETRVGSWVHSRLPDLPGFTIPTKDLELVGTPVNNYLYQKARDALLLLIAPSFAGIVLNMIGFPFFAGVAALSGIPLAILGWTGADRDLKKKATVARQEFARGVAIYLELVATERRRNAPVTRALENAATIGDSWVFVRIREELRRARFAGTPSWEALNNFADATGVPELAEVARISRSADESGSSIYETLRSTGKGMRVKLLNEEQTQANKLSDQFSSFAGFIVAFIAVGIIFTPLLFNLTST